From the genome of Papaver somniferum cultivar HN1 chromosome 2, ASM357369v1, whole genome shotgun sequence, one region includes:
- the LOC113347422 gene encoding tryptophan aminotransferase-related protein 3-like, producing the protein MNKYSWVWVLLLCFSVILNLLLASYVLINEGNSKILSILRSSDEENELSWTRRSAKEAEDVASISCSGDGRAFLDGILLTANHLEGANGGDPLPSCECNSCYYGADCSQFSPDCPADADSGDPIFLEPFWMKHAESSAVMVAGWHRMAYKFGYEHGTFISKELERLLRELHATVGNANTTGKFMVFGAGSTQLLNAAIYALSPQDPPSPTRILGSIPFYPLYKSQTDLFNSKNFEWEGDTSMWKNTSLPSEYNSSVNFIEFVTSPDNPDAELKEPVLLKGPSVKTIFDHAYYWPHYTAIPAPANEDLMIFTLSKLTGHASSRFGWALIKDQEVYERFLNYMTLNSFGVSRDSQLRTLKLLKVVLGTGKELFEFGHRTTRTRWESLNKVLSASKRLSLQKLIPRYCKYFQNVTVPSPAYAWVKCEKEEDENCYEALLRDGGIIGRHGSNFHAENRYVRLSLIKSQDDFDWLLKRMTALVSQEQVREGYGGKTI; encoded by the exons ATGAATAAGTACTCTTGGGTTTGGGTATTACTATTATGTTTCTCAGTAATCCTTAACCTGTTACTTGCTAGTTATGTGCTTATTAATGAAGGCAATAGTAAGATATTAAGTATTTTGAGAAGCAGTGATGAAGAAAACGAGTTGAGTTGGACAAGAAGATCAGCAAAAGAGGCTGAAGATGTagcttcaatttcttgttctGGTGATGGTCGTGCTTTCTTAGATGGTATTCTATTAACTGCTAATCATTTGGAAGGAGCAAACGGAGGCGATCCACTTCCAAGTTGCGAGTGCAATTCTTGTTATTATGGCGCTGATTGCTCTCAATTCTCTCCTGATTGTCCTGCTGATGCTGATAG TGGGGATCCGATATTTCTGGAGCCATTTTGGATGAAACATGCTGAAAGTAGTGCGGTTATGGTGGCTGGGTGGCACCGCATGGCTTACAAATTTGGATACGAGCATGGTACTTTCATTTCAAAGGAGCTCGAGAGGCTTCTTAGAGAATTGCATGCAACGGTTGGAAATGCAAATACCACCGGAAAGTTCATGGTTTTCGGTGCTGGATCCACACAACTTCTCAATGCAGCAATTTATGCACTTTCCCCTCAGGATCCACCATCTCCCACCAGGATTCTTGGATCCATCCCTTTTTACCCG CTCTACAAGTCCCAAACAGATCTCTTCAACTCTAAGAACTTTGAATGGGAAGGAGATACATCTATGTGGAAGAATACGTCGTTGCCGTCAGAATATAACTCGTCCGTGAATTTCATCGAATTTGTAACTTCTCCGGACAATCCAGATGCTGAACTGAAGGAACCAGTTCTTCTTAAAGGCCCATCTGTTAAAACAATTTTTGATCACGCTTATTATTGGCCTCATTATACTGCTATTCCAGCTCCTGCAAATGAAGACCTCATGATCTTTACTCTTTCTAAGCTTACTGGTCATGCAAGCAGCAGATTCGG GTGGGCATTGATAAAGGATCAAGAAGTGTATGAAAGATTTCTAAACTACATGACCTTGAATAGTTTTGGTGTTTCTCGTGACTCCCAGTTGAGAACTTTGAAGCTTCTGAAAGTAGTACTTGGAACTGGGAAAGAGTTATTTGAATTCGGACACAGAACAACAAGGACTAGATGGGAAAGCTTAAACAAAGTCCTATCTGCATCAAAACGTCTTTCCCTTCAGAAACTCATCCCTCGATATtgtaaatattttcaaaatgTCACCGTTCCTTCTCCAG CTTATGCGTGGGTGAAGTgtgagaaagaagaagatgagaattgCTACGAAGCACTGCTAAGAGATGGTGGTATAATTGGTAGACATGGAAGCAATTTCCATGCTGAAAATCGTTATGTACGTCTAAGCCTTATCAAGAGTCAGGATGACTTCGATTGGCTACTTAAACGCATGACAGCCCTAGTTTCTCAAGAACAAGTGCGTGAAGGATATGGCGGCAAAACAATCTGA